In Polaribacter sp. L3A8, a genomic segment contains:
- the rho gene encoding transcription termination factor Rho — protein sequence MFEISELKAKTLADLQVIAKSIGLSKTSQLKKLDLVYQILDTQAANPVETSISTSTEQEPEVKQKTEKPKRKRVSKVSAPAKAASIIETPEIIPAIISETTKEKIVEKPKQEKLPQRKPIPRKAAPKKVVAKIETKTEAPKERVVKQIEKQEQKPANKPQANKPLPKKNPNQNRDKNNSNRSNGNKSGNRYKDPDFEFDGIIESEGVLEMMPDGYGFLRSSDYNYLSSPDDIYVSQSQIKLFGLKTGDTVRGNVRPPKEGEKYFPLIRVSKINGLNPNLVRDRVSFEHLTPLFPQEKFNLAERGSSLSTRIIDLFSPLGKGQRGMIVAQPKTGKTMLLKDVANAIAANHPEVYQIVLLIDERPEEVTDMKRNVRGEVVASTFDEPADKHVKVANIVLEKAKRLVECGHDVVILLDSITRLARAYNTVAPASGKILSGGIDANALHKPKRFFGAARNIENGGSLTIIATALTETGSKMDEVIFEEFKGTGNMELQLDRNISNRRIYPAIDLIKSSTRRDDLLLDAKTVQRMWVLRKYLADMNPIEAMEFINDRIKFSKNNDEFLISMNG from the coding sequence ATGTTCGAAATCTCAGAACTAAAAGCAAAAACGCTTGCTGATTTACAGGTAATTGCAAAATCTATTGGTCTATCAAAGACGAGTCAACTTAAAAAACTAGATTTAGTATATCAAATTTTAGATACACAAGCAGCAAACCCTGTAGAAACTTCAATTTCAACTTCTACAGAACAAGAGCCTGAAGTAAAACAAAAAACTGAAAAACCTAAAAGAAAACGAGTTTCTAAAGTTTCTGCTCCAGCTAAAGCAGCAAGCATAATTGAAACTCCAGAAATAATTCCGGCAATAATTTCAGAAACTACTAAAGAAAAAATAGTAGAAAAACCAAAACAAGAAAAGCTGCCTCAACGCAAACCCATTCCTAGAAAAGCTGCACCAAAAAAAGTGGTAGCAAAAATAGAAACAAAAACAGAAGCACCAAAAGAAAGGGTTGTTAAGCAAATTGAAAAACAGGAACAAAAGCCTGCTAACAAACCGCAAGCTAACAAACCTCTTCCAAAGAAAAATCCAAACCAAAATAGAGACAAAAACAACTCTAATAGAAGTAATGGAAATAAATCTGGTAACCGTTATAAAGATCCTGATTTTGAATTTGATGGAATTATTGAAAGTGAAGGTGTATTAGAAATGATGCCTGATGGTTATGGTTTTTTACGTTCTTCTGATTATAATTATTTATCATCACCAGATGATATTTATGTTTCTCAATCTCAAATTAAATTATTTGGATTAAAAACAGGAGATACCGTTAGAGGAAATGTTCGTCCACCAAAAGAAGGTGAAAAATATTTTCCATTAATTAGAGTATCAAAAATAAACGGATTAAACCCTAACTTAGTTAGAGATCGTGTTTCTTTTGAGCACTTAACCCCTTTATTCCCTCAAGAAAAATTTAATTTAGCAGAAAGAGGAAGCTCTTTATCAACTAGAATTATCGATTTATTTTCTCCTTTAGGAAAAGGACAACGTGGTATGATTGTAGCGCAACCTAAAACTGGTAAAACCATGTTATTAAAGGATGTAGCCAATGCAATTGCAGCCAATCACCCAGAAGTTTATCAAATTGTTTTATTGATAGATGAGCGCCCGGAAGAAGTTACAGACATGAAACGTAATGTTCGTGGAGAAGTTGTTGCTTCTACTTTTGATGAACCTGCAGACAAACACGTAAAAGTGGCAAACATTGTTTTAGAAAAAGCAAAACGTTTGGTAGAATGTGGGCATGATGTTGTTATTCTTTTAGATTCAATTACACGTTTAGCTAGAGCATATAACACTGTAGCACCTGCGTCTGGTAAGATACTTTCTGGTGGTATAGATGCAAACGCACTACACAAACCAAAACGTTTCTTTGGAGCCGCTAGAAACATAGAAAACGGTGGTTCTTTAACCATTATTGCTACAGCACTTACAGAAACTGGTTCTAAAATGGACGAAGTAATCTTCGAAGAATTTAAAGGAACAGGTAATATGGAACTTCAATTAGATAGAAATATTTCTAATAGAAGAATTTATCCAGCTATCGATTTAATCAAATCTTCTACAAGACGTGATGATTTATTATTAGATGCTAAAACTGTACAAAGAATGTGGGTTTTACGTAAGTATCTTGCAGACATGAACCCTATAGAAGCAATGGAATTTATAAACGATAGAATTAAGTTCTCTAAAAATAATGACGAGTTTTTAATCTCTATGAACGGTTAG
- a CDS encoding tetratricopeptide repeat protein gives MKKITFLLAAMLLLASAKTNAQDDAKRECTIKYNLFKGDFQSKKYEEAYTNWIYLMDNCKDLSVNIYKLGSKLAEDVRKDPVLAKRVYEQRLQYYPKQNPAKLHSDYATYLLDNKLASDDEVFSILEKGYNIDPTKMGVKNLYIYFQGVTDRNKDTNPQKVFDTYDDVLESVSSKLEGYAAKLKELSKDSVANKKLIHAYSTNSRALGTVEGGLDNIISEIATCERLIPIYKRDFEANKSNAVWLKRSVSRMFNKDCQEDPLYQKLVRAYAEASPSPEAYSFLASVLEDNGDTAGANEMRQKSFDLETDPLKKAKYKLKFAHAAKVRGQLSKARGLAREALSYNPNLGKAYLFIGSLYASSVNNCGENEFEKRMVYVAALNQAQRAASVDPSISSTASSYIRSYRGNVPSKKVIFTAGVNPGSSYTIKCWIGETVKVPN, from the coding sequence ATGAAGAAAATTACGTTTTTACTAGCTGCAATGTTATTATTAGCCTCAGCAAAAACAAATGCTCAAGATGATGCAAAAAGAGAGTGTACTATTAAATATAATCTTTTTAAAGGAGATTTTCAATCCAAAAAATATGAAGAAGCATATACAAATTGGATTTATTTAATGGACAATTGTAAAGATTTATCTGTAAACATTTATAAATTAGGTTCTAAACTAGCAGAAGATGTTAGAAAAGACCCTGTTTTAGCAAAAAGAGTTTATGAGCAAAGGTTGCAATATTATCCAAAGCAAAACCCAGCAAAATTACATAGTGATTATGCTACTTATTTGTTAGATAATAAATTAGCTTCTGATGATGAAGTTTTTTCAATTTTAGAAAAAGGATATAATATAGATCCAACTAAAATGGGAGTAAAAAACTTATACATTTACTTTCAGGGAGTTACAGATAGAAATAAAGATACTAACCCACAAAAAGTTTTTGATACGTATGATGATGTTTTAGAATCTGTAAGTTCTAAATTAGAAGGGTATGCAGCTAAACTTAAAGAACTTTCTAAAGATTCTGTAGCTAATAAAAAATTGATACATGCATATTCTACCAACTCTAGAGCATTAGGTACTGTAGAGGGAGGTTTAGATAATATTATTTCTGAAATAGCAACTTGTGAAAGATTAATACCTATTTACAAAAGAGATTTTGAAGCAAATAAATCTAATGCTGTTTGGTTAAAAAGATCAGTTTCTAGAATGTTTAATAAAGATTGTCAAGAAGATCCTTTATATCAAAAATTAGTGAGAGCTTATGCAGAAGCTTCTCCTTCACCAGAAGCATATTCTTTCTTAGCAAGTGTTTTAGAAGATAATGGAGATACTGCAGGAGCAAATGAAATGAGACAAAAATCTTTTGACTTAGAAACAGATCCTTTAAAGAAAGCAAAATATAAATTAAAGTTTGCACATGCAGCTAAGGTAAGAGGTCAATTAAGTAAAGCTAGAGGTTTAGCAAGAGAAGCATTAAGCTATAACCCTAACTTAGGTAAAGCATATTTATTTATTGGAAGCTTATATGCATCAAGTGTAAATAATTGTGGTGAAAACGAGTTCGAAAAAAGAATGGTATATGTTGCGGCATTAAACCAAGCACAAAGAGCTGCGTCTGTAGATCCTAGTATTTCGTCTACTGCAAGTTCATACATTAGAAGTTATAGAGGAAACGTACCAAGTAAAAAAGTTATTTTTACTGCAGGTGTAAATCCTGGTAGCAGTTATACTATTAAATGTTGGATAGGAGAAACTGTAAAAGTTCCTAATTAA
- a CDS encoding tetratricopeptide repeat-containing sensor histidine kinase, translated as MKIQLLLIVFCLLSNHFFKYKKKEVVSNATSSFVIQADTLSSDYLKAKEYFDNKKYTNSLKLALKIVDNKSNLYSKDNILINYLIANIFFSTKNNHNAIKYYKKTISYIEKYPRTDKNYDNLKSEYDFNENNILAESLLSLGSSYYRLNNVNNSETHKDSALYYYREVDRIGVLNDNVYKVKSRAYTNISAIYMNDSIYDKAKYFAYKAIDIHKKLNNKVNEAAALGNLSSIYLSQGNLDEAKKIYFEALDLIRNLKTTKAVKVKEDLYYNLAYNLYKLKDYKAYNFQELSYKIKDSLRDNEFRGMISEITEKYNFDVKKNLLLKEAENQQLKNQRTFWLFGIGSFIVIVTLLYGLNYYKLRQKNLGLQLTQTQLVQNQNLEKIKSESQVRILNATIDGKESERKQIAETLHDSVSALLSSANLHLQASRGLFKEETPVEINKTQKIIMEASQTIRDLSHTLVSSVLLKFGLKYAIKDMADKYSNSQIKIDTRIGKVVRYEQNFEIKVYNIIQEFINNILKHSKAEKAMIKLDESGGLLYLRISDDGIGFDKNKIINKDGLGLNQIDARIQMMEGEFHIDSSKKNGTVIKVVLPILEKEPINLV; from the coding sequence TTGAAAATTCAATTATTACTGATAGTTTTTTGTTTACTATCAAACCATTTTTTTAAATATAAAAAAAAAGAAGTTGTATCTAATGCAACTTCTTCTTTTGTTATACAAGCAGATACCCTCTCTTCTGATTACCTTAAAGCCAAGGAATATTTTGATAATAAGAAGTATACAAATTCTTTAAAGTTAGCTTTAAAAATTGTTGATAACAAAAGTAATTTGTATTCTAAAGATAATATATTAATCAATTATTTAATAGCTAATATATTTTTTTCAACAAAAAATAATCATAATGCTATTAAATATTATAAGAAAACAATTAGTTACATTGAAAAATATCCTAGGACTGATAAAAATTATGATAATTTAAAGTCGGAATATGATTTTAATGAAAATAATATTTTAGCCGAAAGCTTATTGAGTTTAGGTAGTTCTTATTATAGATTAAATAATGTTAATAATTCAGAAACTCATAAAGATAGTGCCTTGTATTATTATAGGGAAGTGGATAGGATAGGGGTTCTGAATGATAATGTTTATAAAGTAAAGTCTAGGGCTTATACAAATATTTCTGCAATTTATATGAACGATAGTATTTATGATAAAGCAAAGTATTTTGCTTATAAAGCTATAGATATTCATAAAAAATTAAACAATAAAGTAAATGAAGCTGCGGCTTTAGGAAATTTATCAAGTATTTATTTGTCTCAAGGTAATTTGGATGAAGCAAAAAAAATTTATTTTGAAGCTTTAGATTTAATTAGAAATTTAAAAACTACGAAAGCTGTAAAAGTTAAAGAAGATTTATACTATAATCTAGCTTATAATTTATACAAGTTAAAAGATTATAAAGCTTATAATTTTCAAGAATTATCCTACAAAATTAAAGATAGTTTACGTGATAATGAATTTAGAGGTATGATTTCTGAAATTACTGAAAAGTATAATTTTGATGTAAAAAAGAATTTATTACTTAAAGAAGCCGAAAATCAACAATTAAAAAATCAACGGACTTTTTGGTTATTTGGTATTGGTAGTTTTATTGTAATTGTTACTTTATTATATGGGTTGAATTATTATAAACTTCGTCAAAAGAATTTAGGATTACAATTAACGCAAACTCAATTAGTTCAAAATCAGAATTTAGAGAAAATAAAATCTGAGTCTCAGGTTAGAATTTTAAATGCAACTATAGATGGTAAAGAATCCGAGCGCAAACAAATAGCAGAAACTTTACACGATAGCGTAAGTGCACTTTTGTCTTCTGCAAACCTTCATTTACAGGCTTCTAGAGGTTTGTTTAAGGAAGAAACTCCAGTAGAGATTAATAAAACACAAAAAATTATAATGGAAGCTTCTCAAACTATTAGAGATTTATCTCATACATTAGTTTCTTCGGTGTTGTTAAAGTTTGGGTTAAAATACGCCATAAAAGACATGGCAGATAAATATTCTAATTCTCAAATTAAGATTGATACAAGAATAGGTAAAGTTGTTAGATATGAACAAAACTTTGAAATAAAAGTATATAACATCATTCAAGAATTTATTAATAATATTTTAAAGCATAGTAAAGCAGAAAAAGCTATGATTAAATTAGATGAATCTGGCGGTCTCTTGTATCTAAGAATTTCAGATGATGGAATTGGTTTTGATAAAAACAAGATTATAAATAAAGATGGTCTTGGTTTAAATCAAATTGATGCAAGAATACAAATGATGGAAGGAGAGTTTCATATAGATTCTAGTAAAAAAAATGGAACTGTTATTAAAGTTGTTTTACCTATTTTAGAAAAAGAACCAATTAACCTCGTTTAG
- a CDS encoding response regulator transcription factor, whose protein sequence is MKEKIYVHVADDHKILIEGIIAVINTDNDIEIKGYSLTGQEVIDWFHQKENSADVLILDITMPVLDGFEVLKHFRKKKIDQKVIILSSYDDLKIVQEVLTLGCKGYISKNNAGEHIINAIKAVARGEQYFSNDIQKILLQSLSGQIVPKGELPDKYLLESLTERELDVLKLITKEYSTIEMADLMNLSTNTVETYRKSLLKKLKVKNAVGLAMYAVKNNIV, encoded by the coding sequence ATGAAAGAAAAGATATACGTTCACGTAGCTGATGATCATAAGATATTAATAGAAGGTATCATCGCTGTAATAAATACTGATAATGATATTGAGATTAAAGGTTATTCTTTAACAGGGCAAGAAGTTATTGATTGGTTTCATCAAAAAGAAAATTCTGCAGATGTTTTAATACTAGATATTACGATGCCTGTTTTAGATGGTTTTGAAGTTTTAAAACATTTTAGAAAAAAAAAGATAGATCAAAAAGTAATTATATTATCTAGTTATGATGATCTTAAAATTGTTCAAGAAGTTTTAACCCTTGGTTGTAAAGGTTATATTTCTAAAAACAATGCAGGTGAGCATATTATAAATGCTATAAAAGCAGTTGCTAGAGGAGAACAATATTTTAGTAATGATATTCAAAAGATTTTATTACAGTCTTTATCAGGTCAAATAGTGCCAAAAGGAGAATTGCCAGATAAATACTTGTTAGAGAGTTTAACAGAAAGAGAATTGGATGTTTTAAAGTTGATAACAAAAGAGTATAGTACCATAGAAATGGCAGACCTAATGAATCTTAGTACTAATACCGTTGAAACGTATAGAAAAAGTTTGTTAAAAAAATTAAAAGTTAAAAATGCAGTAGGCTTAGCAATGTATGCGGTAAAAAACAATATAGTATAA
- a CDS encoding peptidylprolyl isomerase: MAILSKIRERSMFLIIIIGLALFAFVLDPSTLGDFFNSSKVNQVGEINGESISRQEFSTELEAYKQQSGNGISEMQASKNVWDNIVRKKIYQNQLSEAGISVGEADVWNEVINAPSVKDNPQFLNEAGLFDEVKFKQFLADTKENNPEMWSAWSNYMTQIRDNGERNTYNNLVTAGLGASLKEGESQYFAENTKLTTQFVFVPYTSVSDSLVKVSKAEIESYIKANENDFKVDESRDISYVKFDITATTEDENNIKAAVAELIEDYKTSANDREFLSENDSDTSIDDNFKFEREVNATIASEIFKGTKGDVFGPYKEQGFFKISKITEVTSMPDSARASHILIPFLGAQRVAPEVTRTEAEAKVLADSILTVVKRNKNKFADLAKELSSDKGSGAKGGDLDWFTYNRMTPAFRDFVFEGSTGDIDVVLTPFGYHVIKVDGQKNKQTALKLATFSKQIIASEATENAVFQKSEQFALSTSKDKKFFEIAKENKYVTRPAIGLKVLDENVPGLGNQRQIISWAFGNDTKPGDFKRFDLEGSHVVAFVTAKTEKGLMSAAKATNRVKPILVNQKKAKLIAGKFNGSTLADLAKENNTNVRNASGVNLKSPTLSGAGSEPKVVGAMFNAALNKVYKNIEGNRGVYAFIVTNKELPTALPNYEATRKSIAETRKNKTFQIYEAIKNASDVEDNRSNLYVGN; this comes from the coding sequence ATGGCAATTTTATCAAAAATTAGAGAACGTTCAATGTTCTTAATCATTATAATTGGTTTAGCACTTTTTGCTTTTGTATTAGATCCATCTACTTTAGGTGATTTTTTCAATTCAAGTAAAGTGAATCAAGTAGGTGAAATAAATGGGGAGTCTATATCAAGACAAGAATTTTCTACAGAATTAGAAGCCTACAAGCAACAATCTGGTAATGGAATTTCTGAAATGCAAGCATCTAAAAATGTTTGGGATAATATTGTTAGAAAAAAAATCTATCAAAATCAATTATCAGAAGCAGGAATTTCTGTGGGTGAAGCAGATGTTTGGAATGAAGTTATAAATGCTCCTTCTGTTAAAGATAACCCTCAGTTTCTAAATGAAGCTGGCTTATTTGATGAAGTAAAATTCAAACAATTTTTAGCTGATACAAAAGAAAATAACCCAGAAATGTGGAGTGCTTGGTCTAATTATATGACTCAAATTAGAGATAATGGAGAAAGAAATACATATAATAACTTAGTTACTGCTGGTCTTGGCGCTTCTTTAAAAGAAGGAGAATCTCAATATTTTGCAGAAAACACAAAGTTAACTACTCAGTTTGTATTTGTACCTTATACATCTGTTTCAGATAGTTTGGTTAAAGTTTCTAAAGCAGAAATAGAATCTTATATTAAAGCGAATGAGAATGATTTTAAAGTAGATGAATCTAGAGATATCTCTTATGTAAAATTTGATATTACAGCAACGACTGAAGATGAAAATAATATTAAAGCTGCAGTTGCAGAATTAATTGAAGATTATAAAACTAGCGCTAACGATAGAGAGTTTTTAAGTGAAAATGATTCTGATACAAGTATCGATGACAACTTTAAATTTGAAAGAGAAGTAAATGCTACAATAGCTTCAGAAATTTTTAAAGGAACTAAAGGTGATGTTTTTGGACCCTATAAAGAACAAGGATTCTTTAAAATATCTAAAATTACAGAAGTAACTAGTATGCCAGACTCTGCAAGAGCAAGTCATATTTTAATTCCTTTTTTAGGAGCACAAAGAGTTGCACCAGAAGTTACTAGAACAGAAGCTGAAGCAAAGGTTTTAGCTGATAGTATTTTAACAGTAGTAAAAAGAAATAAAAATAAATTTGCAGACTTAGCTAAAGAACTTTCTTCTGATAAAGGTTCTGGAGCAAAAGGTGGAGATTTAGATTGGTTTACTTATAATAGAATGACACCTGCTTTTAGAGATTTTGTTTTTGAAGGTAGTACAGGTGATATTGATGTGGTTTTAACGCCATTTGGTTACCATGTAATTAAGGTAGATGGACAAAAAAACAAGCAAACAGCTTTAAAGTTAGCTACATTTAGTAAGCAAATAATAGCTTCTGAGGCTACAGAAAATGCAGTTTTTCAAAAATCAGAACAATTTGCTTTATCAACATCAAAAGATAAAAAGTTTTTTGAAATTGCTAAAGAAAATAAATATGTTACAAGACCGGCTATTGGTTTAAAAGTTTTAGATGAAAATGTACCTGGTTTAGGAAACCAAAGACAAATTATTTCTTGGGCTTTTGGTAATGATACAAAACCTGGAGATTTTAAACGTTTTGATTTAGAAGGAAGTCATGTTGTTGCTTTTGTAACAGCTAAAACAGAAAAAGGACTAATGTCTGCTGCCAAAGCTACAAATAGAGTAAAACCTATTTTAGTAAATCAAAAGAAGGCAAAATTAATAGCAGGTAAATTTAACGGAAGTACTTTAGCTGATCTTGCAAAAGAGAACAATACAAACGTAAGAAATGCAAGTGGTGTTAATTTAAAAAGCCCTACATTATCTGGTGCTGGTTCTGAGCCTAAAGTTGTAGGGGCAATGTTTAATGCAGCATTAAATAAAGTGTATAAAAATATTGAGGGTAATAGAGGGGTGTATGCTTTTATTGTAACTAATAAAGAGTTACCAACTGCTTTACCTAATTACGAAGCTACAAGAAAGAGTATTGCTGAAACAAGAAAAAATAAGACTTTTCAAATTTATGAAGCGATTAAAAATGCTTCTGATGTAGAAGATAATAGATCTAACTTATACGTAGGGAACTAA
- the lptC gene encoding LPS export ABC transporter periplasmic protein LptC, with amino-acid sequence MSNYKKILYKSIAVLIVTVMLFSCSNNTKEVRDFLASKNLPIAVAKDAFHVYKDSGRITSKLITPLMYDFSNRKQQPYSEFPEGIKIINFDGKDSVTITGNYALSYSNTLISEIKGNVVVVNPKENSKLETEQLFWDQNTNYFFSEKPFTLTTLKDTIYGVGFECKEDLSKHLAKKTTGKLITSEE; translated from the coding sequence GTGAGTAACTATAAAAAAATATTATATAAAAGCATTGCTGTACTTATTGTTACAGTAATGCTTTTTTCTTGCTCTAACAATACAAAGGAAGTTAGAGATTTTTTGGCTTCAAAAAACTTGCCGATTGCTGTTGCTAAAGATGCATTTCATGTGTACAAAGATTCTGGTAGAATTACATCAAAATTAATTACACCTTTAATGTATGATTTTAGTAATAGAAAACAACAACCTTATAGTGAGTTTCCGGAGGGAATTAAAATTATAAATTTTGATGGAAAAGACTCTGTAACTATTACAGGTAATTATGCATTATCTTATTCTAATACCCTAATTTCTGAAATTAAAGGAAATGTAGTTGTGGTTAATCCTAAGGAAAATTCTAAGTTAGAAACAGAGCAATTATTTTGGGATCAAAATACAAATTATTTTTTCTCAGAAAAACCATTTACTTTAACTACTTTAAAAGATACTATTTATGGTGTTGGTTTTGAGTGTAAAGAAGATTTAAGTAAGCATTTGGCAAAGAAAACAACAGGAAAGTTAATAACTTCAGAAGAATAA
- a CDS encoding type III pantothenate kinase: MNIAIDIGNTRVKSAVFEGDKFVELHIFEKEKIISEIKKILEKNIITTGIISNVASVSDKIMAQLKKMVNLQVVSASSKVPFINLYKTPKTLGVDRIALVSGAVKHFPNKNVLVIDAGTCITFDFVSENAEYLGGAISPGIKMRFNSLNHFTANLPLLEKEDVTCFVGGNTKESMNSGVVNGVIQEIDGTINQYKEKYIDLTVVLTGGDTNFLSKKLKSSIFANQNFLLQGLNEILIFNIDK, translated from the coding sequence ATGAATATAGCAATTGATATAGGTAATACAAGAGTTAAATCTGCTGTTTTTGAGGGGGATAAGTTTGTGGAATTACATATTTTTGAGAAAGAAAAAATTATTTCAGAAATTAAAAAAATTTTAGAAAAAAATATAATTACTACTGGAATTATATCTAATGTGGCGTCTGTATCTGATAAAATAATGGCACAGTTAAAGAAAATGGTAAATCTTCAAGTGGTTTCAGCTTCTTCTAAAGTTCCTTTTATCAATTTATATAAAACTCCAAAAACATTAGGGGTAGATAGAATAGCCTTAGTGTCTGGTGCTGTAAAACATTTTCCAAATAAAAATGTTTTAGTTATTGATGCTGGAACTTGTATCACTTTTGATTTTGTTAGTGAAAATGCAGAGTATTTAGGAGGAGCAATATCTCCAGGAATAAAAATGAGGTTTAATTCCTTAAATCACTTTACTGCAAATTTACCCTTATTAGAAAAAGAAGATGTAACTTGTTTTGTTGGGGGCAATACAAAAGAAAGTATGAATTCTGGTGTTGTAAATGGTGTAATTCAAGAAATAGATGGCACTATTAATCAATATAAAGAGAAATATATCGATTTAACAGTGGTTTTAACAGGTGGAGACACAAATTTCTTGTCAAAGAAATTAAAAAGTAGCATATTTGCCAATCAAAATTTTCTTCTTCAAGGATTAAATGAAATATTGATATTTAATATAGACAAATGA
- a CDS encoding hemolysin family protein, protein MEIEVIIILISIILSAFFSGMEIAFVSANKLHIELEKKREGFIPNILNKITQKSSKFITTMLVGNNIALVIYSYYMGKFLLRVLPINTFNDFSILLLQTIISTIVILITAEFLPKAIFRIYANEVLKLFAVPAYVFYVIFHFFSEFITYISDFFLRVFFKTNAEEQQTEFSKEELGYYITEQLETGNNDDEVDSEIQIFQNALDFHNVKAREVMVPRTEIVAVELHEKVTNLKNIFIDSGLSKILVYKSSLDDVIGYISAFELFKKPKTIKSILLPVEIVPESMMINHILNSLMKKRKSVAVVVDEYGGTSGMITVEDIVEELFGEIEDEHDNQEFLEKKISKTEFNFSARLEVDYLNEEYNLNIPKAEAYETLGGFIIEHTENIPKENEVVDIEDFEFKILKMSSAKIEEVRLKIVDEDA, encoded by the coding sequence ATGGAAATTGAAGTCATAATTATTCTAATCTCAATCATTCTTTCCGCATTCTTTTCGGGAATGGAGATTGCATTTGTTTCCGCAAATAAACTTCATATAGAATTAGAGAAAAAAAGAGAAGGTTTTATTCCTAATATTCTTAATAAAATTACTCAAAAATCATCAAAGTTTATTACCACAATGCTCGTTGGTAACAATATCGCTTTGGTAATTTATAGTTATTATATGGGTAAATTCTTACTAAGGGTACTTCCAATAAATACTTTTAATGATTTTTCTATACTTCTTTTACAAACCATTATTTCTACAATAGTTATTTTAATTACTGCAGAATTTTTACCAAAAGCTATTTTTAGAATTTATGCTAATGAGGTTTTAAAATTATTTGCTGTACCAGCGTATGTTTTTTACGTCATATTTCATTTCTTTTCTGAGTTTATTACCTATATCTCAGATTTTTTTCTTCGAGTATTTTTTAAAACAAATGCAGAAGAACAACAAACAGAATTTAGTAAAGAAGAATTAGGCTATTATATTACAGAACAATTAGAAACAGGTAATAATGATGATGAAGTAGATTCTGAAATTCAAATATTTCAGAATGCTTTAGATTTTCATAATGTAAAAGCAAGAGAGGTTATGGTTCCTAGAACCGAAATTGTTGCTGTAGAACTTCATGAAAAAGTAACCAATTTAAAAAATATATTTATAGATTCTGGTTTGTCTAAGATACTAGTCTATAAATCATCTTTAGATGATGTAATTGGTTATATAAGTGCTTTCGAATTGTTTAAGAAACCAAAAACTATTAAATCTATTTTATTGCCCGTAGAGATTGTGCCAGAATCTATGATGATAAATCATATTTTAAATAGTTTAATGAAAAAGCGTAAAAGCGTTGCTGTTGTTGTTGATGAATATGGTGGTACTTCTGGTATGATCACGGTAGAGGACATTGTAGAAGAGTTATTTGGCGAAATTGAAGATGAACACGATAATCAAGAGTTTTTAGAAAAGAAAATATCTAAAACAGAGTTTAATTTTTCTGCAAGATTAGAAGTAGATTATTTAAATGAAGAGTATAATCTTAACATACCAAAAGCAGAAGCTTACGAAACTTTAGGAGGTTTTATTATAGAACACACAGAAAATATTCCGAAAGAAAATGAAGTGGTTGATATTGAGGATTTTGAGTTTAAAATCCTGAAAATGAGTAGTGCCAAAATAGAAGAAGTCCGCTTAAAAATAGTGGATGAAGATGCTTAA
- a CDS encoding DUF4293 domain-containing protein translates to MIQRIQSIYLLVATAVSGGLIFVLDLWNNLKEEVYAMDLFSRDAVLLKIIPILFLLSAVVSFLDIFLFKNRKLQFVVGRLVILINLFLLGLLIYVSLTLPGEISISEKGIGMFLPILVVLLIVLANKAIKKDEDLVKSVDRLR, encoded by the coding sequence ATGATTCAAAGAATACAGAGTATATATTTATTAGTAGCAACTGCCGTTTCGGGAGGCTTGATTTTTGTACTTGATCTTTGGAATAATCTTAAGGAAGAAGTTTATGCAATGGATTTATTTTCTAGGGATGCTGTCCTTTTAAAAATAATTCCTATATTGTTTTTGCTTTCTGCTGTTGTATCTTTTTTAGATATTTTTTTATTTAAAAATAGAAAATTACAATTTGTAGTTGGGCGTTTAGTTATTTTGATCAATCTCTTTTTACTAGGATTATTGATTTATGTATCTCTGACTTTACCTGGAGAAATTTCGATTTCGGAGAAAGGTATTGGGATGTTCTTACCAATTTTGGTTGTTTTGCTTATTGTTTTGGCAAATAAAGCTATTAAAAAGGATGAAGATCTTGTAAAATCTGTAGATAGATTGCGATAA